Proteins encoded by one window of Pseudonocardia alni:
- a CDS encoding sensor histidine kinase — translation MDGSTTLTPSMALLLVVAVVVGVVAVFFFLWQRNRRNTMVSPLAKATFSALHTVALAAPVLREGLSSRSASQALPYLRQLLETTAMAMTDSRGTVLGWDGTADQHQQDVQTLADTVVRTGRMELMSHTSIKCNQPGCEVRGIVVVPLESDGTIIGTLAALTPSTAGPPVLRATGEVARYVSSQLELAELDDSRARLNRAEVRALRAQISPHFVYNALTTIASFIRTDPARARELLIEFADFTRYLFRSAGEYTTLLDELNNIERYVRLEKARFGNRLNIKLQIDQEVQNVVLPFLALQPLVENAVRHGLSGKPNGGTVTIRAENAGSECVIVVEDDGVGMDPARLNEDLDDAHLSGAHVGLGNVDDRMRSAFGDNFGLVVDTNIGAGMKITLRVPKFRAGIRA, via the coding sequence GTGGACGGATCCACCACGCTCACCCCGTCCATGGCGCTGCTGCTCGTGGTGGCGGTCGTCGTCGGCGTGGTCGCGGTGTTCTTCTTCCTGTGGCAGCGCAACCGGCGCAACACGATGGTCTCGCCGCTGGCCAAGGCCACGTTCTCCGCGCTGCACACGGTCGCGCTGGCCGCGCCGGTGCTGCGCGAGGGGCTGTCGTCGCGCTCGGCGTCGCAGGCGCTGCCGTATCTGCGCCAGCTGCTGGAGACCACGGCGATGGCGATGACCGACTCCCGCGGGACGGTCCTGGGCTGGGACGGCACCGCCGACCAGCACCAGCAGGACGTGCAGACGCTCGCCGACACGGTCGTCCGGACCGGCCGGATGGAGCTGATGAGCCACACCTCCATCAAGTGCAACCAGCCCGGCTGCGAGGTGCGGGGGATCGTCGTCGTCCCGCTGGAGAGCGACGGCACCATCATCGGCACGCTCGCCGCGCTCACCCCGTCGACGGCGGGTCCCCCGGTGCTGCGGGCCACCGGCGAGGTCGCGCGCTACGTGTCCAGCCAGCTGGAGCTCGCCGAGCTCGACGACTCCCGGGCGCGGCTCAACCGCGCCGAGGTCCGCGCCCTGCGCGCCCAGATCTCGCCGCACTTCGTCTACAACGCGCTCACCACGATCGCCTCGTTCATCCGCACCGACCCGGCGCGCGCCCGTGAGCTGCTCATCGAGTTCGCCGACTTCACCCGGTACTTGTTCCGCTCGGCCGGTGAGTACACGACGCTGCTCGACGAGCTGAACAACATCGAGCGCTACGTCCGGCTGGAGAAGGCCCGCTTCGGGAACCGGCTCAACATCAAGCTCCAGATCGACCAGGAGGTGCAGAACGTCGTCCTGCCCTTCCTCGCGCTGCAGCCGCTGGTGGAGAACGCGGTCCGGCACGGGTTGTCCGGCAAGCCCAACGGCGGCACCGTCACCATCCGGGCGGAGAACGCCGGGTCGGAGTGCGTGATCGTCGTCGAGGACGACGGCGTCGGCATGGACCCGGCCCGGCTCAACGAGGATCTCGACGACGCCCACCTCTCCGGCGCGCACGTCGGCCTCGGCAACGTCGACGACCGCATGCGCTCGGCCTTCGGCGACAACTTCGGCCTCGTCGTCGACACCAACATCGGCGCCGGTATGAAGATCACGCTGCGCGTCCCGAAGTTCCGGGCGGGCATCCGGGCCTGA
- a CDS encoding S49 family peptidase — MDVLRIPAAVTSRLPGRLGESVGPPVVSVVRMQGVISAQAAPVPRQVLNLSSMEKVLERAFAPERLAAVALVINSPGGSPTQSQLIGDRIRSLAAEKDVPVLAFCEDVAASGGYWLACAADEIYACSTSIVGSIGVISAGFGLDGLIERWGVSRRLHTAGGSKSRLDPFLPERSEDVAWLTGLQEQLHDRFTGWVRERRGDRLATDTELFDGEVWLGERARELGLVDGIGGAHDVLTERFPDAEQRPVEQRRPLLARLGAGGSAARAGLSGGIAGAGHELFSALETRAAWARYGL; from the coding sequence ATGGACGTCCTGCGTATTCCCGCGGCGGTGACCTCCCGTCTGCCCGGCAGGCTGGGTGAGTCGGTCGGCCCTCCGGTGGTGTCGGTCGTGCGGATGCAGGGCGTCATCAGCGCCCAGGCCGCGCCGGTACCGCGGCAGGTGCTGAACCTCTCCTCGATGGAGAAGGTGCTGGAACGGGCGTTCGCGCCCGAGCGGCTCGCCGCCGTCGCACTGGTGATCAACTCCCCGGGCGGCTCGCCGACCCAGTCCCAGCTGATAGGGGACCGCATCCGCTCGCTGGCGGCGGAGAAGGACGTGCCGGTGCTCGCGTTCTGCGAGGACGTCGCCGCGTCCGGTGGCTACTGGCTGGCCTGCGCCGCCGACGAGATCTACGCCTGCTCCACCTCGATCGTCGGCTCGATCGGCGTGATCAGCGCCGGGTTCGGGCTCGACGGCCTGATCGAGCGGTGGGGTGTCTCCCGGCGGCTGCACACCGCGGGCGGGTCGAAGTCGCGGCTGGACCCGTTCCTGCCCGAGCGGTCCGAGGACGTCGCCTGGCTCACCGGCCTGCAGGAACAGCTGCACGACCGGTTCACCGGATGGGTGCGCGAGCGGCGTGGCGACCGGCTCGCGACCGACACCGAGCTGTTCGACGGCGAGGTGTGGCTGGGTGAGCGGGCCCGCGAGCTGGGCCTGGTGGACGGCATCGGCGGTGCCCACGACGTCCTGACCGAACGTTTCCCCGACGCCGAGCAGCGCCCGGTGGAGCAGCGCAGGCCGCTGCTCGCCCGCCTCGGCGCGGGTGGGTCCGCGGCCCGGGCCGGCCTCTCCGGCGGCATCGCCGGGGCCGGGCACGAGCTGTTCTCCGCCCTCGAGACGCGGGCGGCGTGGGCCCGTTACGGGCTGTGA
- a CDS encoding LytR/AlgR family response regulator transcription factor yields MDSNDTTRGLVVLAVDDEQPALEEMAFLLDEDPRVATVLKAGESTEALRILNGRRAGAAAGAGAGGGADVAEQTDIDAVFLDIRMPGLDGLELARVLQNMAVQPAIVFVTAHDDRAVDAYDVGAIDYLLKPLRTERLSAALDRILSTRRSGPVETVREETGGDDEVIPVELAGTTKLVPRSAVRYVEAQGDYARLHTTEGSHLVRIPLSVLEDRWRDAGFVRIHRSFLVALPLVTELRLAGSGYVVRIGSGPETAELPVSRRHTRELKDRLVRATKQAWSQR; encoded by the coding sequence GTGGACAGCAACGACACCACTCGCGGACTGGTCGTTCTCGCGGTGGACGACGAGCAGCCCGCGCTCGAGGAGATGGCCTTCCTGCTCGACGAGGACCCGCGCGTCGCGACGGTCCTCAAGGCCGGCGAGTCCACCGAGGCCCTGCGCATCCTGAACGGCCGCCGGGCCGGGGCGGCCGCGGGAGCCGGCGCGGGGGGCGGCGCGGACGTCGCCGAGCAGACCGACATCGACGCCGTGTTCCTCGACATCCGCATGCCCGGTCTCGACGGCCTGGAGCTGGCCCGGGTGCTGCAGAACATGGCCGTGCAGCCGGCGATCGTCTTCGTCACCGCGCACGACGACCGCGCGGTCGACGCCTACGACGTCGGTGCGATCGACTACCTCCTCAAGCCGCTGCGCACCGAGCGCCTCTCCGCCGCACTCGACCGGATCCTGTCGACCCGTCGCAGCGGGCCGGTCGAGACCGTGCGCGAGGAGACCGGCGGCGACGACGAGGTCATCCCCGTCGAGCTGGCCGGCACCACGAAGCTGGTACCGCGGTCCGCCGTACGCTACGTCGAGGCGCAGGGCGACTACGCCCGGCTGCACACCACCGAGGGCAGTCACCTCGTCCGGATCCCGCTGTCGGTGCTCGAGGACCGCTGGCGCGACGCCGGCTTCGTGCGCATCCACCGCTCGTTCCTGGTGGCGCTGCCGCTGGTCACCGAGCTGCGGCTGGCCGGGTCCGGCTACGTCGTGCGCATCGGATCCGGCCCGGAGACCGCGGAGCTGCCGGTCAGCCGTCGGCACACCCGTGAGCTGAAGGACCGCCTCGTCCGCGCGACCAAGCAGGCGTGGAGCCAGAGGTGA
- a CDS encoding DUF485 domain-containing protein produces the protein MSRSTGGVSPSVRPQSDRAADDLDGSDRPGTEPDATAAGSRADQASAAPEGRPDPARSRPYPDGAVAGLDAWNPALEHRNRRVALAPEPSGNAIPAQPRGSFASGPHPRPVGGYGAPGSGGASAALPHGPVPGSGAPDDRGRPAPARSEAGGTPSDRPAPGSSSGSARPVAGASGPERSGSGRAGGGSVPGTGPRPTARPEPTARPEPTARPEPTARPEPTARPEPTAGPGPAAAVARSGGAAPAAPAPAVDPTSGDRTVADRDATAATGGRAARRARRAVEEPADDSGAGWLQAEIARRVADRAGGTGRHARVDPAGTRPRDSGQPDHHDAPAPDHGDPPRGAAARGVANPAGTAGAAAPSFAALAPADPRPQDDTRHDGAPRDDVRTPDVRTPDVRTPDVRDPDARDSDAPDDPDARESDVRPLHPTRSRPARTRANLVPDPYAPEGVRPGDGWPSAPGVTPAPGVADSGKQWPPSSGGSGLPQRVPGATSWSNTWSPDRSALLAGTTDTTGAPGTAGATGTAGVTDSATRTDTARGPDTADTHGTAHAGIPARTGTGDTTVVAPADRPRPEESPETRPVPTRWSAAGRRGPVAPVPYRLADSADRADDELDDDLPDEDELDEELDELRGGPLERTEVIWRAPEVDSVAPAPEPSAEPGPEPFAPAAAAPYTGARPRPFSAEPTDPPAAVEELDDADGAGPGAGRVRVVLSERRSTAQSSRGLSDVQDPGAVGTLLRNSLVRTQLLLALRVSVVALIGLGVLPALFIAVPVIGQVEVLGIRLPWLLLGVLVYPFLLGLGWWYVSSAEAAEQDFADDVADR, from the coding sequence GTGAGCAGGTCCACCGGCGGCGTCTCGCCGTCGGTGCGTCCGCAGTCCGACCGGGCCGCGGACGATCTCGACGGGTCCGACCGGCCCGGCACCGAACCCGACGCGACGGCCGCCGGGTCCCGAGCGGACCAGGCCTCCGCCGCGCCCGAGGGGCGTCCGGACCCCGCACGGTCGCGCCCGTACCCCGACGGTGCCGTCGCCGGTCTCGACGCCTGGAACCCGGCGCTCGAGCACCGCAACCGCCGTGTCGCCCTCGCGCCGGAGCCGTCCGGGAACGCCATCCCGGCGCAGCCGCGTGGCTCGTTCGCGTCCGGTCCGCACCCGCGGCCGGTCGGCGGGTACGGCGCGCCCGGGTCCGGGGGAGCGTCCGCCGCGTTGCCGCACGGCCCGGTGCCGGGGTCCGGTGCGCCCGACGACCGGGGGCGGCCCGCGCCGGCGCGGTCGGAGGCCGGTGGCACCCCGTCCGACCGTCCGGCTCCGGGGTCCTCCTCCGGCTCGGCTCGGCCGGTCGCCGGTGCGTCCGGCCCCGAGCGGTCCGGGTCCGGCCGCGCCGGTGGCGGCTCCGTGCCGGGAACCGGCCCCCGGCCGACCGCCCGCCCGGAACCGACCGCCCGCCCGGAACCGACCGCCCGCCCGGAACCGACCGCCCGCCCGGAACCGACCGCCCGCCCGGAACCGACCGCTGGACCGGGGCCCGCGGCGGCCGTTGCGCGCAGCGGGGGTGCTGCTCCGGCCGCGCCTGCACCCGCCGTCGACCCGACGTCCGGCGACCGGACCGTCGCCGACCGGGACGCGACCGCAGCGACCGGGGGCCGCGCCGCCCGCCGGGCCCGCCGCGCGGTCGAGGAACCCGCCGACGACAGCGGCGCCGGCTGGCTCCAGGCCGAGATCGCCCGTCGCGTCGCGGACCGGGCCGGGGGGACCGGCCGGCACGCCCGCGTCGACCCGGCCGGGACGCGGCCGCGGGACAGCGGGCAGCCCGACCACCACGACGCTCCGGCCCCCGACCACGGCGACCCGCCCCGCGGTGCGGCCGCCCGTGGCGTCGCGAACCCGGCCGGGACCGCCGGGGCCGCCGCGCCGTCGTTCGCCGCCCTTGCCCCGGCCGACCCGCGCCCGCAGGACGACACCCGGCACGACGGCGCCCCGCGCGACGACGTCCGCACCCCCGACGTCCGCACCCCCGACGTCCGCACCCCCGACGTCCGCGACCCGGACGCCCGCGACTCCGACGCCCCCGACGACCCCGACGCGCGTGAGAGCGACGTCCGGCCGCTCCACCCCACCCGCTCCCGCCCGGCCCGGACCCGCGCGAACCTCGTGCCGGATCCCTACGCCCCGGAGGGTGTGCGCCCCGGCGACGGCTGGCCGTCCGCCCCGGGCGTGACCCCGGCACCGGGCGTCGCCGACAGCGGGAAGCAGTGGCCCCCCTCGAGCGGCGGCTCCGGCCTGCCCCAGCGCGTCCCGGGCGCGACGTCGTGGTCGAACACCTGGTCCCCCGACCGCAGCGCGCTCCTGGCGGGCACCACCGACACGACCGGCGCCCCCGGGACCGCGGGCGCGACCGGCACGGCAGGCGTCACGGACAGTGCGACCCGCACCGACACGGCCCGCGGCCCGGACACGGCCGACACCCACGGCACGGCCCACGCCGGGATCCCGGCCCGTACCGGGACCGGGGACACGACCGTCGTCGCACCGGCCGACCGGCCGCGCCCCGAGGAGTCCCCCGAGACCCGTCCGGTCCCCACCCGCTGGTCCGCGGCGGGACGGCGCGGCCCCGTCGCACCGGTGCCGTACCGCCTCGCGGACTCCGCCGACCGTGCCGACGACGAGCTGGACGACGACCTCCCCGACGAGGACGAGCTCGACGAGGAGCTCGACGAGCTGCGCGGCGGCCCCCTCGAACGCACCGAGGTCATCTGGCGCGCCCCCGAGGTCGACAGCGTCGCCCCGGCTCCCGAGCCCTCGGCCGAGCCCGGTCCGGAGCCGTTCGCCCCGGCCGCCGCGGCGCCCTACACCGGGGCCCGCCCGCGCCCGTTCTCCGCGGAGCCGACCGACCCGCCCGCGGCCGTCGAGGAGCTCGACGACGCCGACGGCGCGGGGCCCGGCGCCGGGCGCGTCCGCGTCGTGCTCTCCGAACGCCGCTCGACCGCGCAGTCCTCGCGCGGGCTGTCCGACGTGCAGGACCCCGGCGCCGTCGGCACCCTGCTGCGCAACTCACTGGTCCGCACCCAGCTGCTGCTCGCGCTCCGGGTCAGCGTCGTCGCGCTGATCGGGCTGGGCGTGCTGCCCGCGCTGTTCATCGCGGTCCCGGTGATCGGTCAGGTCGAGGTGCTCGGCATCCGGTTGCCCTGGCTCCTGCTCGGCGTGCTCGTCTACCCGTTCCTGCTCGGCCTGGGCTGGTGGTACGTGAGCTCCGCGGAGGCGGCGGAACAGGACTTCGCCGACGACGTGGCCGATCGATGA
- a CDS encoding sodium/solute symporter, whose amino-acid sequence MSLTAILSLVAIVLVAVASAVIGSVAHRTRLTSDFLVASRSVPSRLNAGAISGEYLSAASFLGIAGLILVQGVDALWYAVGYTAGYLFLLLFVAAPLRRSGAYTVPDFADARLASPVLRKVCAAVVIVICWLYLLPQLQGAGLTVGIVTGLPDWIGSGAAGVIVVATVALGGMRSVTFVQAFQYWFKLTALAVPAVIGLAVWLGDGHTFARDEPPEFREPTTVSVGTPVTLEARLAVDVVARGTVDGQAVDGPLRWVAGSTHEVTAGTELRFAAGDPVPVTRGAPTDDESWLRPFTGSEQHQLLATYSLILATFLGTMGLPHVLGRFYTNSDGRAARRSAVLVLAMLGGFYLLVTLLGVLSRVYTPQLLVTGRTDAAVLLLPTAILGSGLLGALVGGLVAAGAWAAFLSTASGLLVSLASVVSTDVLPRHGRMTRRFPLATVLAGVPPTVVALVPTGLNFAEAVALVFAVAASTFCPLLVLGIWWRGLTDVGAIAGVVVGGVVSAGAVVAALAGADVSGLGTSAGWIGVLLYRPAIVSVPLAFATMALVSNFTRARRPADAGQVLLRLHAPERLGLMRDRLDDRA is encoded by the coding sequence ATGAGCCTGACCGCGATCCTGTCGCTGGTCGCGATCGTCCTGGTGGCGGTGGCGTCCGCCGTGATCGGCTCCGTCGCCCACCGGACCCGGCTGACCTCGGACTTCCTCGTCGCGTCCCGGTCGGTGCCGTCTCGGCTCAACGCCGGCGCGATCTCCGGCGAGTACCTGTCCGCGGCGTCGTTCCTCGGCATCGCGGGGCTGATCCTCGTCCAGGGCGTCGACGCGCTCTGGTACGCCGTCGGCTACACCGCCGGCTACCTGTTCCTGCTGCTGTTCGTCGCCGCGCCGCTGCGCCGGTCGGGCGCCTACACCGTTCCCGACTTCGCCGACGCCCGGCTCGCCTCGCCGGTGCTGCGCAAGGTGTGTGCGGCCGTCGTCATCGTCATCTGCTGGCTCTACCTGCTGCCGCAGCTGCAGGGCGCCGGGCTGACCGTCGGCATCGTCACCGGTCTGCCCGACTGGATCGGCTCCGGCGCGGCCGGGGTGATCGTGGTCGCCACCGTCGCGCTCGGCGGGATGCGGTCGGTGACGTTCGTGCAGGCGTTCCAGTACTGGTTCAAGCTGACCGCGCTCGCCGTGCCCGCCGTGATCGGCCTGGCCGTGTGGCTCGGCGACGGCCACACCTTCGCCCGCGACGAGCCGCCGGAGTTCCGCGAGCCCACGACCGTCTCGGTCGGCACGCCGGTGACGCTGGAGGCGCGGCTGGCCGTCGACGTCGTCGCCCGCGGCACCGTCGACGGGCAGGCCGTCGACGGCCCGCTCCGCTGGGTCGCCGGGTCCACCCACGAGGTCACCGCCGGGACCGAGCTGCGCTTCGCGGCGGGCGACCCGGTCCCGGTCACCCGCGGCGCCCCCACCGACGACGAGAGCTGGCTGCGCCCGTTCACCGGCTCCGAGCAGCACCAGCTGCTCGCGACCTACTCCCTGATCCTCGCCACGTTCCTCGGGACCATGGGCCTGCCGCACGTGCTCGGCCGCTTCTACACCAACTCCGACGGCCGGGCGGCCCGGCGCAGCGCCGTACTCGTCCTGGCGATGCTGGGCGGCTTCTACCTGTTGGTGACCCTGCTCGGCGTGCTGTCGCGGGTCTACACCCCGCAGCTGCTGGTCACCGGCCGCACCGACGCCGCGGTGCTGCTGCTCCCGACCGCGATCCTGGGCAGCGGGCTGCTCGGTGCGCTGGTGGGCGGCCTCGTCGCCGCGGGGGCGTGGGCCGCGTTCCTGTCGACGGCGTCGGGCCTGCTGGTCAGCCTGGCCAGCGTCGTGTCCACCGACGTGCTGCCCCGCCACGGCCGGATGACCCGGCGCTTCCCGCTGGCGACGGTGCTCGCCGGGGTGCCGCCGACCGTCGTCGCGCTCGTGCCGACCGGCCTGAACTTCGCCGAGGCCGTCGCGCTCGTGTTCGCCGTCGCCGCGTCCACGTTCTGCCCGCTGCTGGTGCTGGGCATCTGGTGGCGCGGGCTGACCGACGTCGGCGCGATCGCCGGGGTCGTCGTCGGCGGGGTGGTGTCGGCCGGGGCGGTCGTCGCCGCGCTGGCCGGCGCCGACGTCTCCGGGCTCGGCACGTCGGCCGGCTGGATCGGGGTCCTGCTGTACCGGCCGGCGATCGTCAGCGTGCCGCTGGCGTTCGCGACGATGGCGCTGGTCTCCAACTTCACCCGCGCGCGCCGCCCCGCCGACGCCGGCCAGGTGCTGCTGCGCCTGCACGCACCCGAACGACTGGGTCTCATGCGGGACCGATTGGACGACAGGGCCTGA
- a CDS encoding DUF485 domain-containing protein — MSSPAERSAGTIYQQIQASPEFRAYRSRLRRYVFPMTAIFLAWYLAYVGLASYAPDFMSIRVVGTITVGLLVGLGQFVSTFLITTLYVRFAEREIDGPTAELRARVEQAEVRA; from the coding sequence ATGAGCAGCCCCGCAGAGCGCTCGGCCGGCACGATCTACCAGCAGATCCAGGCGAGTCCCGAGTTCCGGGCGTACCGCAGCCGACTCCGGCGCTACGTGTTCCCGATGACCGCGATCTTCCTCGCCTGGTACCTCGCGTACGTCGGTCTCGCCAGCTACGCCCCAGATTTCATGTCCATCCGGGTCGTCGGGACGATCACGGTCGGGCTGCTCGTCGGCCTCGGCCAGTTCGTCTCCACGTTCCTGATCACGACCCTGTACGTCCGGTTCGCCGAGCGTGAGATCGACGGCCCGACCGCCGAGCTGCGCGCCCGGGTCGAGCAGGCGGAGGTCCGCGCATGA